A region of Jonquetella anthropi DSM 22815 DNA encodes the following proteins:
- a CDS encoding LPS-assembly protein LptD — MKRCVILIVAAYLLSSACWAAAPVPTTLNADQVEYDQKSGLATAEGNAVLMYSGMKLRASRIRMNTKTQLVEAWSDSVGEPIVFSSGPQIVRGKYAVYQLDEKKGQLIEATGQMPAGLGTAYLKSPEAELAPVQDALSQGWFKSRYAQETTQDDVAVKMHDVIVTTCKQVHPHYHLRTRQMVIVPGRWVIAKSPRVYLKGHLVFIYPFDLVISGTGGRRKPFAPSLTYDSNRQFGIVSKGAFFWTGGQLSIDMYLWSHVGFEGKVRVDQSITPWLSAYAEDSYQWNKELDQKKLRPRWGFLLGHSGWNAELYWAERQTLSVYRRPGEEAYETTLWRKPEFKVSSPWVGLYIGNWGQYCQFDGVWGRYQEAGLYRDPAWRTRWGWGGRYFTDYVFSLGREWTVTPFVDASYHQYHYDVTGSPTQDVTTAKVGVLLRHRGFSLGLAYLRQRVSGRSPFSWDRFSDADQLYPRIGFDVTSHWHLDVQGLVDLRDSRASDGHWHRELKSVDYQLIYDNHCCSRWWFFVHDDLTDKDDDKYGIAFEVTAFPESRQALGLAGISNAFSRPGVPARKQASSTKHVLPPTLETEKTSEEDGVYVGLSSGEKGTDATKEKTAK; from the coding sequence ATGAAGCGTTGTGTTATTCTGATTGTCGCCGCCTATCTGCTATCTTCGGCCTGCTGGGCAGCTGCTCCCGTGCCCACAACTCTGAACGCCGACCAAGTGGAATACGACCAGAAATCAGGGCTTGCGACGGCGGAAGGGAACGCGGTTCTGATGTACTCGGGGATGAAGCTTCGCGCCAGCCGGATACGGATGAACACGAAAACTCAGCTCGTAGAGGCTTGGAGTGATTCTGTCGGAGAGCCAATCGTCTTCTCGTCAGGCCCGCAGATCGTTCGAGGAAAATACGCCGTCTATCAGTTGGACGAGAAAAAAGGGCAGCTGATCGAAGCGACAGGGCAGATGCCTGCAGGGTTAGGAACAGCTTACCTGAAAAGCCCTGAGGCTGAGTTAGCTCCGGTTCAAGATGCCCTTTCTCAGGGGTGGTTTAAGTCCCGTTACGCTCAAGAAACCACTCAAGACGACGTAGCGGTTAAAATGCACGATGTGATCGTCACGACCTGCAAACAGGTTCATCCTCACTATCACCTGAGAACCCGCCAAATGGTGATTGTCCCCGGCCGGTGGGTGATCGCCAAGAGCCCACGGGTATATCTCAAAGGTCACCTGGTTTTTATTTACCCGTTTGATCTCGTTATCAGCGGCACGGGCGGTCGCCGAAAGCCCTTTGCTCCCAGTCTGACGTACGACAGCAATCGGCAGTTCGGAATCGTCAGCAAGGGAGCGTTCTTCTGGACTGGGGGACAGCTTTCAATCGACATGTATCTATGGTCTCACGTTGGTTTTGAAGGCAAAGTTCGAGTGGACCAGAGCATCACGCCGTGGCTTTCTGCCTACGCGGAGGACAGTTACCAGTGGAACAAAGAGCTTGACCAGAAAAAGCTCCGTCCACGGTGGGGATTCCTTTTGGGCCATTCGGGCTGGAATGCGGAACTGTACTGGGCTGAGCGACAGACCCTTTCGGTTTACCGGCGCCCTGGTGAAGAGGCGTATGAGACGACGCTGTGGCGCAAGCCCGAGTTTAAAGTCAGCTCCCCGTGGGTTGGTCTGTATATAGGCAACTGGGGCCAGTACTGTCAGTTCGATGGCGTCTGGGGGCGCTATCAGGAAGCTGGACTTTATCGGGATCCGGCGTGGAGAACCCGGTGGGGCTGGGGAGGCCGGTACTTCACAGATTACGTTTTTAGTTTGGGGCGCGAGTGGACCGTCACGCCGTTTGTTGACGCGTCGTACCACCAGTATCACTACGACGTGACCGGCAGCCCGACTCAGGACGTGACGACCGCGAAGGTCGGCGTTCTTCTCCGCCATCGGGGGTTCTCTTTGGGGTTGGCATACCTGCGCCAGCGGGTCAGTGGAAGGTCTCCGTTCTCGTGGGATCGGTTCAGCGACGCGGATCAGCTGTACCCGCGGATCGGATTTGACGTGACCAGCCACTGGCACTTGGACGTGCAGGGACTGGTTGACCTGCGGGATTCGAGAGCAAGTGACGGTCACTGGCATCGGGAGCTCAAGTCGGTTGATTACCAGCTGATATACGACAATCACTGCTGCAGCCGATGGTGGTTCTTCGTCCATGATGACCTGACAGACAAGGATGACGATAAGTACGGCATCGCGTTTGAGGTGACTGCGTTCCCCGAGTCCCGGCAGGCCTTGGGCCTGGCGGGGATCTCCAACGCGTTCTCTAGGCCTGGTGTGCCGGCCCGAAAGCAGGCCAGCTCGACGAAGCACGTTCTGCCGCCAACGTTGGAAACGGAGAAAACTTCTGAAGAAGACGGCGTGTACGTCGGCCTATCGTCAGGGGAAAAGGGAACGGACGCCACGAAGGAAAAAACAGCAAAATGA
- a CDS encoding undecaprenyl-diphosphate phosphatase, with protein MGSWGVSLGQGVLQGLTEYLPVSSSGHLALFQHAFGFQGPALAFDLVLHVATMLATICFFARDIVGLTGEFASGFISQNGRRSDGWRFGWAVVIGTIVTACIGLPLKPVAEAVGDSPRLVGVMLLITAGLTALPMVLSSGRNSLNWKIGLIVGIAQGIAVLPGISRSGATIVVALFCGLAKDEAFRFSFLLSLPAILGAALLELRDVSLSLLPSGWVLGFAAAFLFGLFSLAVVRRLVTSEKWIGFSLYCLIIGVTAIVWPW; from the coding sequence ATGGGCAGTTGGGGAGTTTCTCTGGGTCAAGGGGTGCTTCAAGGGCTGACTGAGTACTTGCCGGTCAGCAGTTCCGGGCACTTGGCCCTTTTTCAGCACGCGTTCGGTTTTCAGGGGCCTGCGCTGGCGTTCGATCTGGTGCTTCATGTGGCGACAATGTTGGCGACGATTTGTTTCTTCGCTCGGGATATCGTCGGCCTGACCGGAGAGTTCGCCTCGGGATTCATTTCCCAGAACGGGCGCCGCTCCGACGGTTGGCGGTTCGGTTGGGCCGTCGTCATTGGGACGATTGTGACGGCCTGTATAGGACTGCCGCTGAAGCCGGTTGCCGAAGCTGTCGGGGATTCGCCTCGTCTGGTCGGCGTCATGCTCCTCATTACGGCCGGGCTGACAGCCCTGCCGATGGTCCTTTCCAGCGGACGGAACTCATTGAACTGGAAGATCGGCCTGATCGTCGGCATCGCTCAGGGAATCGCCGTCCTGCCGGGGATATCCCGGTCAGGCGCCACGATCGTCGTGGCCCTGTTCTGCGGTTTGGCGAAGGACGAGGCATTTCGCTTCTCGTTTCTGCTCTCTCTTCCCGCGATTCTCGGCGCGGCGCTGCTGGAGCTCCGCGACGTCTCTCTCTCTCTGCTGCCTTCGGGCTGGGTTCTCGGGTTTGCCGCGGCGTTTCTGTTCGGCCTGTTCTCCTTAGCTGTGGTTCGACGGCTTGTCACGAGCGAGAAGTGGATCGGCTTTTCCCTGTACTGTCTGATCATCGGGGTTACGGCAATCGTCTGGCCGTGGTGA
- a CDS encoding ribonuclease J, with translation MKKDEVKVSAPLKPAVKRAPRRSAAGHKRTSRQTLEFIPLGGLGEIGKNMYVLRCGDDILIVDCGMMFPDEEMLGIDFVIPDTSYLDENKDKIRGIVVTHGHEDHIGALPFVLPKYDVPLYATRLTLGLIEHKLTESSPRFKPQLNELAAGEEVKLGCFTVRFIAVCHSIPDAVAVAVDTPLGTAILTGDFKLDPTPVDGRGTDYATLASLGAKGVLLLAADSTNVERPGFTPSEQTLIPSLNRLLRDYPKQRIIISSFASNLNRVQLVLDAAARFGRHVAFAGRSMVNNVDMATKLGYLTSEPGVVVPLQEIDRYDPSELVVMTTGSQGEPFSGLVLMSTGQHHKVKLTAGDVVALFATPIPGNERTVSRTINRLFELGCEVLYEKEQQLHVSGHASREELKIMLNLTRPKYFVPVHGEYRMLVRHGRLAQETGVPEGNVFLLHNGDVLTVTSSGASADKQVPAGDVMVDGLALGEKESSLVGERQDLAENGVMVVSIVTDASGGLVRDPQFESYGQIHLDDAAAIRQEFVDAVRRAVKRCGNDESLIRRQVVLRCKELLRKYIHSSSCVIPVISRLEK, from the coding sequence TTGAAAAAAGACGAGGTAAAAGTTTCGGCGCCGCTTAAACCGGCGGTGAAACGCGCCCCCCGCCGGTCCGCTGCCGGACACAAGAGAACGTCTCGGCAGACGCTGGAGTTTATTCCGCTGGGCGGGCTGGGAGAAATAGGAAAGAACATGTACGTTCTGCGCTGCGGCGACGACATCTTGATCGTCGACTGCGGCATGATGTTCCCCGACGAAGAGATGCTGGGAATTGACTTTGTCATTCCCGATACGTCCTATTTGGACGAAAACAAGGATAAAATCCGGGGAATCGTCGTGACTCACGGGCACGAAGACCACATCGGCGCGCTGCCGTTTGTACTGCCTAAGTACGACGTGCCGCTGTACGCCACCCGCCTCACACTGGGCCTGATAGAGCACAAACTGACCGAGTCATCCCCCCGGTTTAAGCCCCAGCTGAATGAGCTGGCTGCCGGGGAGGAAGTGAAGCTCGGGTGCTTTACGGTTCGGTTTATCGCCGTCTGTCACTCCATTCCTGACGCCGTCGCCGTCGCCGTCGACACGCCGCTTGGAACGGCCATTTTGACCGGCGATTTCAAGCTGGATCCGACGCCAGTGGACGGCCGGGGGACTGACTACGCGACCCTCGCGTCGTTGGGGGCAAAGGGCGTGCTCCTCTTGGCGGCCGACTCAACGAACGTTGAGCGCCCAGGCTTTACCCCATCGGAGCAAACCCTCATCCCATCCCTGAATCGACTGCTTCGGGATTACCCCAAACAGCGTATCATTATTTCGTCGTTTGCAAGTAACCTGAATCGGGTGCAGCTGGTGCTGGACGCTGCGGCTCGATTCGGTCGCCACGTGGCTTTCGCCGGCCGGAGCATGGTCAACAACGTCGACATGGCGACCAAGCTGGGGTACTTAACGTCCGAGCCGGGCGTCGTTGTCCCTCTTCAGGAGATTGACCGATATGACCCTTCCGAGCTGGTCGTCATGACGACAGGCAGTCAGGGCGAGCCATTTTCTGGCCTTGTCCTGATGAGTACTGGCCAGCACCACAAGGTGAAGCTGACCGCCGGCGACGTGGTCGCCCTATTTGCCACGCCGATTCCGGGCAATGAGCGAACTGTGAGCCGGACGATCAACCGGCTGTTTGAGCTGGGCTGCGAGGTCCTTTACGAGAAAGAGCAGCAGCTTCACGTGTCGGGCCACGCGTCCCGGGAAGAGCTGAAGATCATGCTCAACCTGACCCGGCCGAAGTACTTCGTTCCTGTCCACGGCGAATACCGCATGTTGGTCCGTCACGGCAGGCTGGCTCAGGAGACCGGGGTCCCGGAGGGAAACGTCTTTTTGCTGCACAACGGCGACGTCCTGACGGTCACGTCGTCCGGCGCGTCGGCGGACAAGCAGGTTCCTGCTGGCGACGTGATGGTTGACGGACTCGCTTTGGGTGAAAAGGAAAGCTCTCTCGTGGGCGAACGGCAGGACCTGGCCGAAAACGGCGTGATGGTCGTCTCCATCGTCACGGACGCTTCCGGCGGCCTTGTCAGGGATCCTCAGTTCGAAAGCTACGGCCAGATCCATCTGGACGACGCGGCGGCTATCCGTCAGGAATTTGTCGACGCGGTCCGTCGGGCCGTGAAACGGTGCGGTAACGACGAAAGCTTGATACGGCGGCAGGTTGTGCTCCGGTGCAAGGAGCTGCTGCGCAAATACATTCACTCGTCGTCCTGTGTGATCCCTGTAATATCCAGACTCGAAAAGTAG
- the greA gene encoding transcription elongation factor GreA codes for MTETKKNDESIQMTRQGYDALMAELIHLRSEERYRIAKRIEEARSFGDLSENAEYAAAKDEQSKLEGKIQSLEYQLNRAEVVDSSSLDGSLIAVGTQVTLMDQTYRKQFVYSIVNSKEANPKEGRISSASPVGRAILNRHKGDEVIVKTPKGIRKLKVLKIDVI; via the coding sequence GTGACTGAAACGAAAAAGAACGACGAATCAATTCAAATGACCCGCCAGGGCTATGACGCCCTGATGGCCGAGCTCATTCACCTGAGAAGCGAGGAGCGGTACCGCATCGCCAAGCGCATTGAGGAGGCCCGGTCGTTCGGTGACCTGAGCGAAAATGCCGAGTACGCGGCAGCCAAGGACGAGCAGAGCAAACTGGAAGGGAAAATCCAGTCTCTCGAGTACCAGCTCAACCGCGCGGAGGTCGTTGACTCGTCGAGTCTGGACGGCTCTCTGATCGCCGTGGGAACCCAAGTGACCCTGATGGATCAGACTTACAGGAAACAGTTCGTCTACTCTATCGTCAACTCGAAGGAAGCTAACCCCAAAGAGGGGCGAATTTCCTCGGCAAGCCCGGTCGGGCGGGCGATCCTCAATCGACACAAAGGCGACGAAGTGATCGTCAAGACGCCCAAGGGCATACGAAAACTGAAGGTCCTCAAAATAGACGTCATTTAA